In one Bufo gargarizans isolate SCDJY-AF-19 chromosome 11, ASM1485885v1, whole genome shotgun sequence genomic region, the following are encoded:
- the LOC122921642 gene encoding tumor necrosis factor alpha-induced protein 2-like isoform X2, whose product MKKIKSTMAAVAQLATMEQITGKKRHSTDDGQKKKKGIIKGIVKALSPNKYIGHHKELEEIKKEPTAEDIEEQIEKKQLLEASNNLIDLEQKILKDPLLQDKTEELKALYEKLEKAVFRVIQDSITETNGDLLSQAVNAIVAQETEDAQDGPDHEINNSLRPKQWKRKWKEYIRLSVFDRIGNLSEPSVKDSPSSSSLSQSFLTVGKTLKQDLVHVITHLKEHYPRDFDVCNTYALYYHRFLASKIDLVTDFQLGDEDTYYLLCFVHNYYPNMILKDPIVAKHIDDSDLENLVPPDILMQLEGSYLTNEIESVKTYLNRCLDMVVDRWKSGKEPEILGNCHHSELHIDIVQIYNGAIKRAKEIKKEIAENISCLLPYEMKEIFRRYKTSLEEFLEKNKTHSFFREIGIANLNCCFHFREFIERKDTKFDLGTQQQMLSTIVQCEDLIYAALLQELFLELKAHFKKMSQSSSLCSHQAMLDIVKIAERYLSRFRTLCPLCYKDMVARIHKHLVKEYLIRILKRKVSHKNALQLQTLAAQINENASLISEFCAAHKSEEEWLKPVIPKVAEIIRLQDLSAIQLEVATLVGDYPDIRNKQIEAILYIKGNLSRQDIKSILKVADTIERDTNSEPKLFELLNS is encoded by the exons ATGAAGAAAATTAAATCCACAATGGCCGCGGTGGCACAACTGGCCACAATGGAGCAAATAACCGGGAAAAAAAGACACAGCACTGACGATGGCCAGAAGAAAAAGAAGGGCATCATCAAGGGCATTGTCAAGGCCTTGTCACCCAATAAATACATAGGACATCATAAAGAACTAGAAGAGATAAAGAAAGAGCCAACAG ctGAAGACATAGAAGAACAAATTGAGAAAAAACAGTTGCTGGAGGCCAGCAACAACTTAATCGATCTAGAgcagaagattcttaaggatccTCTTCTTCAGGACAAAACCGAGGAACTTAAAGCTCTTTATGAAAAGttagaaaaagctgtatttcgaGTGATACAAGACTCCATCACTGAAACAAACGGAGATTTGCTATCTCAAGCTGTAAATGCCATTGTGGCCCAAGAGACGGAAGATGCTCAAGATGGTCCAGACCATGAGATCAACAATAGCTTACGACCAAAGCAATGGAagagaaaatggaaggagtacaTCAGGTTGTCCGTGTTTGACCGAATCGGCAACCTGTCCGAACCTTCAGTCAAAGACTCTCCTTCCTCTTCTTCACTGTCTCAAAGTTTTCTTACTGTGGGAAAAACCTTGAAACAAGACTTAGTCCACGTGATCACCCATCTTAAGGAGCATTACCCTAGGGACTTTGATGTTTGCAACACTTATGCCCTATATTATCATAGGTTCCTGGCATCAAAAATAGATTTAGTAACAGATTTTCAACTGGGAGACGAAGATACTTATTACCTCTTGTGCTTTGTTCATAATTATTATCCCAA CATGATCTTGAAGGACCCAATAGTGGCTAAACATATCGACGATTCGGATCTGGAAAATCTTGTCCCGCCTGATATTCTAATGCAACTTGAAGGCAGTTATTTAACTAACGAAATA GAATCTGTGAAGACATATTTAAACAGATGTTTGGACATGGTGGTGGATCGTTGGAAGAGCGGGAAAGAACCAGAGATACTTGGAAATTGTCATCATTCTGAGTTACACATTGATATCGTCCAG ATTTACAATGGAGCAATCAAGAGAGCCAAAGAGATAAAAAAGGAGATTGCTGAAAACATATCTTGCTTACTTCCTTACGAGATGAAGGAGATTTTCAGAAG atacaAGACCAGTCTGGAGGAATTCTTGGAGAAAAACAAGACTCATTCCTTCTTTAGAGAGATCGGTATCGCCAACCTCAACTGCTGCTTCCACTTCAG GGAATTTATCGAAAGAAAAGACACAAAGTTTGACCTGGGGACGCAGCAGCAGATGCTGTCCACCATCGTCCAGTGTGAAGACCTGATATACGCTGCTTTGCTTCAGGAGCTTTTTCTGGAGCTGAAG GCACATTTCAAAAAAATGTCTCAAAGCAGCTCCCTGTGCAGCCACCAGGCCATGCTAGACATTGTAAAGATAGCTGAAAGATACTTGTCCCGCTTCCGCACGCTGTGTCCCCTGTGCTACAAG GACATGGTGGCAAGGATCCATAAGCATCTGGTGAAAGAATATCTTATAAGAATCCTAAAGAGAAAAGTCAGTCATAAGAACGCGCTGCAGCTGCAGACATTGGCCGCTCAGATCAACGAGAATGCCAGCCTCATCAGTGAATTCTGTGCCGCTCAT AAATCAGAGGAGGAATGGTTAAAACCAGTGATACCCAAAGTGGCAGAAATTATACGTCTCCAGGACTTGAGCGCCATTCAGCTCGAAGTAGCCACGCTGGTTGGAGACTATCCGGATATTCG
- the LOC122921642 gene encoding tumor necrosis factor alpha-induced protein 2-like isoform X1 produces the protein MERSQYQPKIRSQCPSPSAFTVVFQYMKKIKSTMAAVAQLATMEQITGKKRHSTDDGQKKKKGIIKGIVKALSPNKYIGHHKELEEIKKEPTAEDIEEQIEKKQLLEASNNLIDLEQKILKDPLLQDKTEELKALYEKLEKAVFRVIQDSITETNGDLLSQAVNAIVAQETEDAQDGPDHEINNSLRPKQWKRKWKEYIRLSVFDRIGNLSEPSVKDSPSSSSLSQSFLTVGKTLKQDLVHVITHLKEHYPRDFDVCNTYALYYHRFLASKIDLVTDFQLGDEDTYYLLCFVHNYYPNMILKDPIVAKHIDDSDLENLVPPDILMQLEGSYLTNEIESVKTYLNRCLDMVVDRWKSGKEPEILGNCHHSELHIDIVQIYNGAIKRAKEIKKEIAENISCLLPYEMKEIFRRYKTSLEEFLEKNKTHSFFREIGIANLNCCFHFREFIERKDTKFDLGTQQQMLSTIVQCEDLIYAALLQELFLELKAHFKKMSQSSSLCSHQAMLDIVKIAERYLSRFRTLCPLCYKDMVARIHKHLVKEYLIRILKRKVSHKNALQLQTLAAQINENASLISEFCAAHKSEEEWLKPVIPKVAEIIRLQDLSAIQLEVATLVGDYPDIRNKQIEAILYIKGNLSRQDIKSILKVADTIERDTNSEPKLFELLNS, from the exons ATGGAGCGCAGTCAGTACCAGCCCAAGATACGCAGCCAGTGCCCGTCCCCATCAGCTTTCACAG TTGTGTTCCAATACATGAAGAAAATTAAATCCACAATGGCCGCGGTGGCACAACTGGCCACAATGGAGCAAATAACCGGGAAAAAAAGACACAGCACTGACGATGGCCAGAAGAAAAAGAAGGGCATCATCAAGGGCATTGTCAAGGCCTTGTCACCCAATAAATACATAGGACATCATAAAGAACTAGAAGAGATAAAGAAAGAGCCAACAG ctGAAGACATAGAAGAACAAATTGAGAAAAAACAGTTGCTGGAGGCCAGCAACAACTTAATCGATCTAGAgcagaagattcttaaggatccTCTTCTTCAGGACAAAACCGAGGAACTTAAAGCTCTTTATGAAAAGttagaaaaagctgtatttcgaGTGATACAAGACTCCATCACTGAAACAAACGGAGATTTGCTATCTCAAGCTGTAAATGCCATTGTGGCCCAAGAGACGGAAGATGCTCAAGATGGTCCAGACCATGAGATCAACAATAGCTTACGACCAAAGCAATGGAagagaaaatggaaggagtacaTCAGGTTGTCCGTGTTTGACCGAATCGGCAACCTGTCCGAACCTTCAGTCAAAGACTCTCCTTCCTCTTCTTCACTGTCTCAAAGTTTTCTTACTGTGGGAAAAACCTTGAAACAAGACTTAGTCCACGTGATCACCCATCTTAAGGAGCATTACCCTAGGGACTTTGATGTTTGCAACACTTATGCCCTATATTATCATAGGTTCCTGGCATCAAAAATAGATTTAGTAACAGATTTTCAACTGGGAGACGAAGATACTTATTACCTCTTGTGCTTTGTTCATAATTATTATCCCAA CATGATCTTGAAGGACCCAATAGTGGCTAAACATATCGACGATTCGGATCTGGAAAATCTTGTCCCGCCTGATATTCTAATGCAACTTGAAGGCAGTTATTTAACTAACGAAATA GAATCTGTGAAGACATATTTAAACAGATGTTTGGACATGGTGGTGGATCGTTGGAAGAGCGGGAAAGAACCAGAGATACTTGGAAATTGTCATCATTCTGAGTTACACATTGATATCGTCCAG ATTTACAATGGAGCAATCAAGAGAGCCAAAGAGATAAAAAAGGAGATTGCTGAAAACATATCTTGCTTACTTCCTTACGAGATGAAGGAGATTTTCAGAAG atacaAGACCAGTCTGGAGGAATTCTTGGAGAAAAACAAGACTCATTCCTTCTTTAGAGAGATCGGTATCGCCAACCTCAACTGCTGCTTCCACTTCAG GGAATTTATCGAAAGAAAAGACACAAAGTTTGACCTGGGGACGCAGCAGCAGATGCTGTCCACCATCGTCCAGTGTGAAGACCTGATATACGCTGCTTTGCTTCAGGAGCTTTTTCTGGAGCTGAAG GCACATTTCAAAAAAATGTCTCAAAGCAGCTCCCTGTGCAGCCACCAGGCCATGCTAGACATTGTAAAGATAGCTGAAAGATACTTGTCCCGCTTCCGCACGCTGTGTCCCCTGTGCTACAAG GACATGGTGGCAAGGATCCATAAGCATCTGGTGAAAGAATATCTTATAAGAATCCTAAAGAGAAAAGTCAGTCATAAGAACGCGCTGCAGCTGCAGACATTGGCCGCTCAGATCAACGAGAATGCCAGCCTCATCAGTGAATTCTGTGCCGCTCAT AAATCAGAGGAGGAATGGTTAAAACCAGTGATACCCAAAGTGGCAGAAATTATACGTCTCCAGGACTTGAGCGCCATTCAGCTCGAAGTAGCCACGCTGGTTGGAGACTATCCGGATATTCG